The genomic window ACTATAACAACAGTGTTGGATAAAACAGAAGTCCTATTTCTTCTCCtaataaaaaacatttgtgtCACAAGGATAAAAATTCAAGAACGTTCATTGAATACTATATTGCGGTATAATCTGCACTGTGGTCTCATGAGGTCTTTCCTTTTCACTCTGACAGTCAAAAACGAAACCCTCGCAGTCCACATAACCGGAACTCTCCTAGCTTCCAAATTCGTGATGACGAGACTGAATCTGCCTGGATACGATACTAGTGCACCACAGGTTACCATCCTTCCATTGAGAGACACCTGGTTCACCACAGGTTACCCACCACCTCTCACCACCACCTCCCACCACCACCTCCGTACAGAaaacagtatgaagaaaatgtatactgatgttggggtgaCTGTCCTGAGTTACAAGGTTTTAATATATCTTACTCTGCTGCCTTTCTCCTCTCTTCTTCCTCCTTGGCCTCCAGATCAGCTTTCAGTCCTGCAATCTGTCTTTGGAGGAGAGCAATCTGAAACATAACATAAAAATGTTGCCCAATTCTAGTCAATTAATAGTATAAAAGAGCAATATATGGGTCATGTATTGTGAACAAAGGAGAACTTCTACATCACAAAATGGATATCCTTACTGAGTCAATACgctacaatttttttgttatttaaagcAAAGACATCAATATCAACACAATTAGAAAATCCCAGGAGATTCCATCTGTATCAAGTGATAATGGTATACCTGTTAACCTTTCAAGGTTGAAAGCAAGAAATGTGTTCATGGTTGTTTTTTGTTACAGAAGGCAGAGAATTGTGAGAGGTGTGCTTTTGTTTTAATCTCCTCCAGAGTAGACTTCAATCATTATTCCATAGTTTATTTCTTCACTTGAACTGTGTGAAACCTCATTGacatttacaaagttttttaatAGTTAGAAGCATGGCATAACAACTCATACTATGATTGGCCAGAGAAACCAAGAAGAGCTAAGCATATATATGTAGGTCAACATtcctgaattattttcaaaaactaaaagGAGCtgattaatattaattatatttagTAATTATTGATTATACCTCATCAGGAAGTGGCCTAAGCTTGTTTTGTAATTCTCTAAACTGCTCATCAGTGTCCTGGCGCCAACTGGCCATCTGACTTATGCTTCTGTCTCGATCATCCTTGTCTAATTTACCATGCtacaagtagaaaaaaaaatgtcagacAAATATAGGTTAGAGGAAACCAGTccacaataaaatttaagtttttgcagttttattttttcaaatgatagctGCTTACTAAAAGACCTTCAAACAACAAAGCTTGTTTGATTTATTAACATGAATACTCATAAAAGGCGATATAAAACTTATAACAATGATGGTACTCTCAATACAAGTGTACACAAGAGCCATGTGACCCTTGATGaccttaaaaattattatacTGTTTTATGTCTCAGagaaaaaagatctttaaactCAACCTataaatttcagaaaataaatcaacatgCTTCCAAGTTTTTCAGTCTGTAGATCTTTGAAAGTTCAATGGTTTCACTACTACAGTGTTCTTGATTGCAgcacaaaggaaataaatttaCCAAGACAATCACTTACTAATAGGTATCTACTCATTTCTTGCTTTAAGATATAATAGTTccatgattttgaaaaatttagaggTCAGTGTGTTTAGGATTTAATCATTTATTAGGAGTTAGTCATTAAGAAATTTAACAACTTACAGCAATTTACATTTCTTAATTTATAGCTTTGCATCACACAGCAGTTAtatcactttgttttgttttgctttgtttttaatcaGATTAAATTTTATATTACATTAACTTCATCCATCATGTCAACTTAAGTTTTAATCTTAGTATAATTGACAAATATTTCATGAGCATGGGCTGGATATAAGATGGTAAATAGCCAACCAGGTGCATAACATAGAGCTGGCTATTAAACCAGTCTTGTATCCAACAAGCATGAATCCTGAACATTTGGATATTTGGAGCTTTTGTCAGCAATGCAACCATTGGTGTAATGTGTTTCCATGTAAGGTGACTCAGAGTATGAGAAGTGATAATGGGAGATgagtgaaccaatcaaaacaccaCTAGGTATTTAATATTGATTTTGGagtttaaaaatttaacaaaacttgGTATTGTTTAAACAGGTTGATTATCTTGTGGTTACAAGTAAAACTTTACAACAGATTATGTTCACCTCTTTTTTTTGAGAATCCACCTTTTTAATCCGCTGTAACAACAATGCATTCGATACAAACAAGTTCAAAGTTAGTTGGTACAAAAGAttgagtaaaatttttaaaaactttacacTTCTATTTAAGACAAATTATGCATGGTGGATAAAAAAACTCTTTAATGtacaataacaaaatattttaaaatatctaacAATAATAATCATAAATTTTGACTTcctattaaaagaaaaaagtcattCTATAAACTTTAAGTTAAGTTTATATCTCTTTCTACCCATAAAAGTTAGTTATCTATAGACCAATTGACTTTTGTCTGTCCACCTTAACAGTTAAAATCACTTTTATCACTTAATATCAATACCACTCCATAGAGGTTGACATCAAATTAATTACAAAACCATCAACATTGCCATCTGTCGACAGTTAAGGGTTATTGATactaataattttaaaagagaatTATTATATTCAATAGCTTGTTGGgtttggaaatgaaaaaaaatcctctCACCTTTTCCAGTTTGCTGAGAACATCTTCCATCTCTCCTACTCGCTTGTTCAACTTGGCAAGTCTTGTGTCCATGTCTGCTAATCCCTTAATCCCTGTGTTGCTGTTCTTGTCCATCATGCTGATCAATTCTTCTTTTGCCTGGAAAACAACAGAAAGTCACGTATCAGATCAAAGTGCTCCAAAAATAAAGGACTTAATTGTCACTAGCATGTACATTTAGTGAGGCAAACACAAAACTGATCTTTAAACACTTAAACTCCTATGAAcaaccgagacagaatttctctttacaatatcaatacattatcaagcagtcacaagtggtgagaataaagaaaaatatcaattaggtgATTAtcagttgattcaataccaaattctccaaactaatatcataagaattgtgttgCAGAccataaggagaattactactggTTATAAATTAGAGATCTTGGAAGCGAAAGGGTTAAGGAGAGTTAAATACTCACCTTAGAAACACTGTCTGAGACCTGTGAGTTAACTCCACCCACTGCTTGTTGTAAAGTGCTGATGGCCATGTTTAGTTTGTCCTGCAGCTGATTGCATCTGATGGATAGTTTCTCACTTTGTGATTGCCTGTAAATTAATGAAAGGAACATAAATCAGAAATGAACCAACAGAttattgttaaccctttaactcccaagatctcattagtaattctccttactatctcccaCACAGTTCTTgcgatgttagtttggaggatttagtattggatcatcttataatccctaaactgatatttttctttattctcataacttgtctgcttgatactgttttgatattgtaaggagaaattctgtcttggtcactcatgggagttagaggttAATGCTTAACTATGGAAAAGACAATCTAATATACTTTATAGCAAAACCAACTAAGGCAAGTGCTGTGTTAAATCTGAGATTAAACAAATTTATAATTATGAAAGTTctgtggttaaaaaaataaatttcaagttgaAATCAATTTTAACTCGAtggttttcatctttttctttgtaCCCAGCATAGTACTAAAACCCTGAACaggaaaataaatacaaatcaGACTTGAGCTTAACATCATCTTATCTTAAAAACCACTTTGAAATAGTATCTATATTATGCAAAGCAAAGTAAATTTGCTGACAGAATTCTCATCAAAAAGTTGTCAATATGGTAACTAATGATGGGTAAGGaccaaaaattacaattatagttataaataaaattagCCTACTAAAGGATTTTATGCAGTTACTCACTATGCACCATTGTATTTCTACCATTTTGTTTTACCGGATTTTCTTCAATAATTTTACTGCCCAACATTCCCCTCCTCCCCTTCAAAGACATTTCATTATCCCATCCCTGAAGgataatatataaaaaaaaaaatacattactAATTATTCAGCACATATTGACCTTGATGTGATTTCAGCATGTAACACTTGTTCTATtgccttccttccttcctccatTTGTCTTTCAAGTAACGTTATAGACTCATTAAGTCGCACAAGACTCTGGTCAGTCCTTGCTTGTGCAACCTGAGTAGAAAACATTGGGttactttaaaatataaatccCATACACAAATAGTGTCTTGCTTTTATCGTACAATTACAAAAAGTAAATAGTAAGCTATGTTTTTTTAACCTTTGTTAAGGGGATAATTAAAAGCAGTTGTCTGATATCCATAACATTTTATAATATTGTAATATTAACATATCTATcataaaaagttaaattaaatcaATACATCTTCCTCATTTCCTTTCACACTTAAAAGGTTCATGTTCAACTTGAACAAGACAACTTCATTATTTTAGtgaaaagttttgatttggTGTGAGAGCTAAAAACTGTGCCAAGGTTAAGAACTTTAAATGAGGAAGCAGTTACCTGCTGAGCCTGTCTAGACGATTGTGCTTCTTCGTCAATGTAAGCTTTGAGTGACTGCCAACGTCTCTCCATCTCCTCTCGCTGTGTCTTCTCAAACACAAGTCTGGCAGCTTGTTCCTCGCGTAATTTCTTGAAAATGCAAAGTAAGAGATTTCAGTTTGATGAGTTAAGAGTTTGGAGATACATCCACAACTaataaaaatggagaaaatttgtcaaaatcatcaattcTGCCAAGCTGATTGCGCATTGACGAATTTGAGTAAAAATTTGCCAAAACTGTCAAATCCTTAAATTTCACTTggtttgatgaaaaattttcaaatctgccatttttgTTACTGGCATGCATTTTTGGACATAAGTGTGATGTAGATAACTGTAATGATGTCTAATACAAACTCTTTGGAAGCCTTATGATGAGATTTTTAGTTAAAATAGTAAACATTTTTGCTCTCAAGATCTccttattaattctccttactatttgCCTGACAATTCTTCAGAAGTTATTCTGCAGAATTTAGATTTGGATCAAGTCATAAtcccataatttatattttcctttactcCCATAACTTAAATTAATTGTCCACTTGATATGGTATttatattgtgaggagaaattctctcttggtcactcatcaAAGTTAAAGTGTTTTAAACAATGTAAAACTCTTACATTGCTTACCTTTTCTAACAAAGTAAACTTTGACTGAGCATCTTCTCTTAGTCTTATTTCTTTCTGTAACATCTTTTTGCTTTGCTCATCTGAAAGTTCTGCAAGTTTACTGGCAATCATGCTTCTTTCACTCTCAAGAAGGTCCTCCTTCTCCTTGGAATTCATGGACTGTGCATATAACTCTTGTTctctctgatgatgactttcctGCACAACAGCTCTCAACTGCTCTAtactaaaatttaaaataaaaacataatttatagCATTATTTGAAACTGAAACAATTAAAACTGATCTTGGATAGATGTACACTGCTTGATTCCTCAGCTGTTTTGTGCTGAgaggaaataaaatgaaagcCATATAATCATATGTCACATAGTTCTTTATCAAAAACAGTTTTACAAATTTGTCAGTCAAGAAACTTGTGATCCCTACCTGAGCTGGTTCTGCTGACTAGCTGCCCTTCTCTCCCCTTCCTCAGCTTCAATGCGTCTCCTCAATTCACTGGTTATCTCTTTTATGTCAGCTAATCTATACCACAGAATGGAAATGATTCATTTGAGTCACCACTGCTGCAGTAAAAATAGCTGTTCACTATTCAAGTTATTATTTAATGTACCATTAataacttcaacaaaaatttaatcTCAAACATGACTATAAATCACATGCACACCCTGATTGTGAGCTAAGTCAACCAGTTAATAATTAAcatcaataataatttaacattTGAAATTTGTAGGCATCAGAGTGAAAATCTGATCAAGATTTACAATACCTTGCTTCCACGATACTCTTGAACTGAAGTGAATTGGCTTCTTTAGTGTTCTGATCATCATGTTGTTTCTTCAAAGAAGACATCTGTTGAAGGAAGAGACTTTGAGACACCAAACACAATAAGGAAAAAAGCAGGCATTCTGATCTACATTCATTTATGTTCCAAGCAGTACAGTGACAATCTTATCAACTGCATTTTTTACTAGACTACCACTATTATAGTTTACGAATTAAAGTAATGTAACATGAGGATAGGGCCACAAAATTGCTTTAACTTTACCCCTTTTCCTCTCAAGAATGACCAAAGAAGATTTTATCCTAATGGCttaaagtattaaaaaaaatacatttttgaacAAAGGggtgatgagaagaaaaaaaagatataaattgaaggatattgtttgattaagCACCAAAATCTCAAAcgaaaattcatcaaaaatggATGAAGGAAAGTGCAAAGAATTGGAATTttgatcttgagagtgaaatgGTTATTAAATAAATGGAAGGAAAGGTAGTCACCAGTACTGACTGAATGATAActaattttgaagttttcttgATCTGATATGTTGCTTTAACATATCAAAGGTTGAATTACCTAGGAGAACTTTCCAAAAAAGAATTTAAGGCATTACTGGAAATAATATTTGCAGTAATAACTAAATAATTtgtgactgtgaatatatattgtacaaaaaagaaaatattaagacCTCACATGTAGAGACAATAAATCAAAGCTCTTTTGTAAGACACTCATCTTACAAGGTTTAACAAAAGTATGTGCATTGACATATAATTATGTAATTGTGAAGGGGTTAAGAGGGCAGGAGACAGGACCAGGAGGGGTGGAGGAGacaggaaaggaaaggaaagtgaTTGGAAAAGAGTCAAAATTGGTTAATCATTGACCTATAGTGTTTCTCAATTAAATGGTGtttgggaaggggggggagggaaggagAGTGGGAGGAAAGAGAGGGGGAGGGCTGAGTGAGATTGTCACCCCTTGTCCATTCTATAAAATTGTATCAAATGAAAGCACTTACTGCACTGTTTGTGTCtccctcaatttttttcatcctttgcCTTATTTCTTGTACTAGAGTACCAAACTGTACTGTCTGCACTTCATGTTTGCTCTTCATTGTTCTCACGTCATCAATTAGAGCTCTCATATTTTTCTGCAATTGTTCTTGGCTTTCTCTCACGTCTTCCATGTCATCTTTGACTCGTTCCACATGAACATGAAGCTGTTCTCGTCGACTCAGTAACTGCTGTTGATTTCCTAATAAAGCTTGTTCCATCTGCTTGGTGTGATTAACAAGAGTCCCAACTGTGTTGTGCTCTGATTCAAGTTTTTCTTCAGCACGTGCAACCCTCATCATCATTTGAGTGTACAAATTATTTGCTGATCTAATTTTTTCCGACAGAACAAGCCTCTCTTCCCTTTCCTCCCTCAAAGTGTCTTCATTACGCCGTATACTTCCTTTCAGTTCTCCTTGTAAACGAACAAGTTCCTCTAATAATGCCTTATTTGACTGATCAGTCACATTCAGTCGTCCTTCAAGATGTCTTAGACGGCCGCCCTCATGTGCCGGACTGTTATTCCTACGCACTCCCTTTTCTGAAGCATCTGTTATAGCTGGTAAGGGATGACTGTGGGCACCAACAGTTGGTCTGTAAAAAGTATAAATTAGAGAATATTTGTAAAGGAAAGTGTCAAGAGCTCAACCTTTTTACATGattgtatatatataaaaaaaacaacaatttaaactGCCCCTTTGGAACCAACACATATTCTGTAGTAATgaccaacaaacaaattttgtagTTTGATACAGTCGAAACTCTGGGCTGAATTTTCTGGATAGTCAAGAGTCTGGATAATCAAAAATATGAATATCATTAAGCTTAAAGTAAAACTGGATTATAAGGCACATTCTCAACTCACTCTGCATAATTGTTAATGTTTGCCAAAataattcacaaaaaaattatttaagttaaCCAACAATGTTTTACATAAACCTAAGATGCTGATATAAATTCTAATTCTATCAGCCTCTGAAGCTGCATTAGTGGAAAAGCATCAACACTGTTTTGTCTTTCCACGTTGGAAAAAAGTTGTTGCAGATCTCAAATGCAACTACttaatattcaccaaaaaaatggAACCAGAGAAGCAAGTAAAGATAATCGAGGTCTGGACAATCAAGGTTTGACTGTACTCGTGCTTGAGTTTTTGAGTCCAGCACTTCATAGAATTGCCTCAGAAAAACATATATTTGCATGTTGCTCAAGATATATTATCAATGATGAAAGCGTTCAGGTTTGAAGTTCACAGATCAAGGTATATGTCGGAAGATTATCACAATTATAAGCTTTTCCTTGTTGACTTTGTCAACGGTGAAATGAACTAGTCTGAGATCACGGTTTTTCTTCCTAAGGACTTTctacataaaacaaattaacatCATGACTATTTTGATCTGCTTAAATTCATAAGCTTGGAGGATTTTCCAGCATTAGAGCTTGTGATAACGATAAACTTCTTCCATCTAATGCTTCCacgataaataaaaaaatcacttcatttggtcaaaagtatttttatttcgACTGTTATGACAAAAGAAGCTTCTAATTCTGCCGTGCTCACGATTACGCATATCAACTGGGCAACTTCTAAGGAGTTTTATCATCCTTAATGGCACCTAATTCAAGAGATCTCTATTGCTCTTTGAATTTCACATAAAAGCttcaaaactaaattaaacagaaaattattttcataaacaACAAGACAAATAAATCTACGATGTCCAGTGCGATCGAGCAAGAGCTTAACTCTCAATTAAGAGAGATCGGTATTTATGAGAAAGTTATTACCGTATTTAACACAAggcaagaaaaaggaaaattacctCAAATCCATCTCTCTGAAGCTAAATAGCTTTCCGTAACTCTTCGTTAAACATAACCATTAATTTTACGATATTAGAAGGTAATGAAGCTCTTTAGTGTGTTGCACATCCAATacgccgccatgtttgtttgcATATACATAACGTTTGCTGATTGGCTCCCGAGGTCGGTTACCCTCGAGACCAAGATTTGTTTGGCGGCGAAGAAAAGGTACCcaccaaaaaattttaaaaaatctcgGTTATAAATATCGAGTTTGCCTATAGGAGCTATTTTAATGCACCTTAAAGATTTTCCGATTAAAACTGTCAcattaacaaaaagaaattagGGGTTTTTTTGGCCCGAATTTGATTAAAAACCTATGCATCCGTTCAatgaatattttaaatgaagtCGAATATCTcattaattattaacaagtgGGACACAAATTGAATTATATCAAGAATTCACGTCTGAAACCTTTCTTTCTGAGAAATACTCGAAAGTTCGGCTGAGCGGATCACTCAGATGAAATTCATGCAAAATATATGTCTTGACGTTGGCAACCATTCATTGATTTCATACTAATTACTTGTTACACATTTTGTAGGGATGCGTTCAAAATAAGAGGCTTTTTTTCTACCTTTAATGACAGGTgataattttgaacttttagaGTGT from Pocillopora verrucosa isolate sample1 chromosome 8, ASM3666991v2, whole genome shotgun sequence includes these protein-coding regions:
- the LOC131782989 gene encoding coiled-coil domain-containing protein 154 isoform X1; its protein translation is MAEAKRKPYAKKKQVSRDNSVSDNDTSSTVRPTVGAHSHPLPAITDASEKGVRRNNSPAHEGGRLRHLEGRLNVTDQSNKALLEELVRLQGELKGSIRRNEDTLREEREERLVLSEKIRSANNLYTQMMMRVARAEEKLESEHNTVGTLVNHTKQMEQALLGNQQQLLSRREQLHVHVERVKDDMEDVRESQEQLQKNMRALIDDVRTMKSKHEVQTVQFGTLVQEIRQRMKKIEGDTNSAMSSLKKQHDDQNTKEANSLQFKSIVEARLADIKEITSELRRRIEAEEGERRAASQQNQLSIEQLRAVVQESHHQREQELYAQSMNSKEKEDLLESERSMIASKLAELSDEQSKKMLQKEIRLREDAQSKFTLLEKKLREEQAARLVFEKTQREEMERRWQSLKAYIDEEAQSSRQAQQVAQARTDQSLVRLNESITLLERQMEEGRKAIEQVLHAEITSRQSQSEKLSIRCNQLQDKLNMAISTLQQAVGGVNSQVSDSVSKAKEELISMMDKNSNTGIKGLADMDTRLAKLNKRVGEMEDVLSKLEKRIKKVDSQKKEHGKLDKDDRDRSISQMASWRQDTDEQFRELQNKLRPLPDEIALLQRQIAGLKADLEAKEEEERRKAAEQPPPPFVRETEPEPEPERTPTPTPSPRAAAEEPEDTADLRNKVQKLEEEVQQTSSQVAKLENTVETLRTVLTQKIQSEAQTRNEEQDAIEQDVNKVIRYYLQDHRRVFVKHRHPNVCIPQYVEGVGRMRFALLEVNKWGIYQSWKMLAIKKAWYRLLEKKEQRESEEKASASTSSRTENKAPSKRTEDSEDDDDDDDNDDDDDDDDDDDDDDDDDDDDDDDDDDDDDDDDDDDSRRGGKSKKGKNNKGKKGKK
- the LOC131782989 gene encoding coiled-coil domain-containing protein 154 isoform X2; amino-acid sequence: MANPPWNKGPVQSTSTAISYARKRPTVGAHSHPLPAITDASEKGVRRNNSPAHEGGRLRHLEGRLNVTDQSNKALLEELVRLQGELKGSIRRNEDTLREEREERLVLSEKIRSANNLYTQMMMRVARAEEKLESEHNTVGTLVNHTKQMEQALLGNQQQLLSRREQLHVHVERVKDDMEDVRESQEQLQKNMRALIDDVRTMKSKHEVQTVQFGTLVQEIRQRMKKIEGDTNSAMSSLKKQHDDQNTKEANSLQFKSIVEARLADIKEITSELRRRIEAEEGERRAASQQNQLSIEQLRAVVQESHHQREQELYAQSMNSKEKEDLLESERSMIASKLAELSDEQSKKMLQKEIRLREDAQSKFTLLEKKLREEQAARLVFEKTQREEMERRWQSLKAYIDEEAQSSRQAQQVAQARTDQSLVRLNESITLLERQMEEGRKAIEQVLHAEITSRQSQSEKLSIRCNQLQDKLNMAISTLQQAVGGVNSQVSDSVSKAKEELISMMDKNSNTGIKGLADMDTRLAKLNKRVGEMEDVLSKLEKRIKKVDSQKKEHGKLDKDDRDRSISQMASWRQDTDEQFRELQNKLRPLPDEIALLQRQIAGLKADLEAKEEEERRKAAEQPPPPFVRETEPEPEPERTPTPTPSPRAAAEEPEDTADLRNKVQKLEEEVQQTSSQVAKLENTVETLRTVLTQKIQSEAQTRNEEQDAIEQDVNKVIRYYLQDHRRVFVKHRHPNVCIPQYVEGVGRMRFALLEVNKWGIYQSWKMLAIKKAWYRLLEKKEQRESEEKASASTSSRTENKAPSKRTEDSEDDDDDDDNDDDDDDDDDDDDDDDDDDDDDDDDDDDDDDDDDDDSRRGGKSKKGKNNKGKKGKK
- the LOC131782989 gene encoding coiled-coil domain-containing protein 154 isoform X4 codes for the protein MDLRPTVGAHSHPLPAITDASEKGVRRNNSPAHEGGRLRHLEGRLNVTDQSNKALLEELVRLQGELKGSIRRNEDTLREEREERLVLSEKIRSANNLYTQMMMRVARAEEKLESEHNTVGTLVNHTKQMEQALLGNQQQLLSRREQLHVHVERVKDDMEDVRESQEQLQKNMRALIDDVRTMKSKHEVQTVQFGTLVQEIRQRMKKIEGDTNSAMSSLKKQHDDQNTKEANSLQFKSIVEARLADIKEITSELRRRIEAEEGERRAASQQNQLSIEQLRAVVQESHHQREQELYAQSMNSKEKEDLLESERSMIASKLAELSDEQSKKMLQKEIRLREDAQSKFTLLEKKLREEQAARLVFEKTQREEMERRWQSLKAYIDEEAQSSRQAQQVAQARTDQSLVRLNESITLLERQMEEGRKAIEQVLHAEITSRQSQSEKLSIRCNQLQDKLNMAISTLQQAVGGVNSQVSDSVSKAKEELISMMDKNSNTGIKGLADMDTRLAKLNKRVGEMEDVLSKLEKRIKKVDSQKKEHGKLDKDDRDRSISQMASWRQDTDEQFRELQNKLRPLPDEIALLQRQIAGLKADLEAKEEEERRKAAEQPPPPFVRETEPEPEPERTPTPTPSPRAAAEEPEDTADLRNKVQKLEEEVQQTSSQVAKLENTVETLRTVLTQKIQSEAQTRNEEQDAIEQDVNKVIRYYLQDHRRVFVKHRHPNVCIPQYVEGVGRMRFALLEVNKWGIYQSWKMLAIKKAWYRLLEKKEQRESEEKASASTSSRTENKAPSKRTEDSEDDDDDDDNDDDDDDDDDDDDDDDDDDDDDDDDDDDDDDDDDDDSRRGGKSKKGKNNKGKKGKK
- the LOC131782989 gene encoding coiled-coil domain-containing protein 154 isoform X5, yielding MAEAKRKPYAKKKQVSRDNSVSDNDTSSTVRPTVGAHSHPLPAITDASEKGVRRNNSPAHEGGRLRHLEGRLNVTDQSNKALLEELVRLQGELKGSIRRNEDTLREEREERLVLSEKIRSANNLYTQMMMRVARAEEKLESEHNTVGTLVNHTKQMEQALLGNQQQLLSRREQLHVHVERVKDDMEDVRESQEQLQKNMRALIDDVRTMKSKHEVQTVQFGTLVQEIRQRMKKIEGDTNSAMSSLKKQHDDQNTKEANSLQFKSIVEARLADIKEITSELRRRIEAEEGERRAASQQNQLSIEQLRAVVQESHHQREQELYAQSMNSKEKEDLLESERSMIASKLAELSDEQSKKMLQKEIRLREDAQSKFTLLEKKLREEQAARLVFEKTQREEMERRWQSLKAYIDEEAQSSRQAQQVAQARTDQSLVRLNESITLLERQMEEGRKAIEQVLHAEITSRQSQSEKLSIRCNQLQDKLNMAISTLQQAVGGVNSQVSDSVSKAKEELISMMDKNSNTGIKGLADMDTRLAKLNKRVGEMEDVLSKLEKRIKKVDSQKKEHGKLDKDDRDRSISQMASWRQDTDEQFRELQNKLRPLPDEIALLQRQIAGLKADLEAKEEEERRKAAEQPPPPFVRETEPEPEPERTPTPTPSPRAAAEEPEDTADLRNKVQKLEEEVQQTSSQVAKLENTVETLRTVLTQKIQSEAQTRGDSIEELKEQLQQINSTE
- the LOC131782989 gene encoding coiled-coil domain-containing protein 154 isoform X3 gives rise to the protein MAEAKRKPYAKKKQVSRDNSVSDNDTSSTVRPTVGAHSHPLPAITDASEKGVRRNNSPAHEGGRLRHLEGRLNVTDQSNKALLEELVRLQGELKGSIRRNEDTLREEREERLVLSEKIRSANNLYTQMMMRVARAEEKLESEHNTVGTLVNHTKQMEQALLGNQQQLLSRREQLHVHVERVKDDMEDVRESQEQLQKNMRALIDDVRTMKSKHEVQTVQFGTLVQEIRQRMKKIEGDTNSAMSSLKKQHDDQNTKEANSLQFKSIVEARLADIKEITSELRRRIEAEEGERRAASQQNQLSIEQLRAVVQESHHQREQELYAQSMNSKEKEDLLESERSMIASKLAELSDEQSKKMLQKEIRLREDAQSKFTLLEKKLREEQAARLVFEKTQREEMERRWQSLKAYIDEEAQSSRQAQQVAQARTDQSLVRLNESITLLERQMEEGRKAIEQVLHAEITSRQSQSEKLSIRCNQLQDKLNMAISTLQQAVGGVNSQVSDSVSKAKEELISMMDKNSNTGIKGLADMDTRLAKLNKRVGEMEDVLSKLEKHGKLDKDDRDRSISQMASWRQDTDEQFRELQNKLRPLPDEIALLQRQIAGLKADLEAKEEEERRKAAEQPPPPFVRETEPEPEPERTPTPTPSPRAAAEEPEDTADLRNKVQKLEEEVQQTSSQVAKLENTVETLRTVLTQKIQSEAQTRNEEQDAIEQDVNKVIRYYLQDHRRVFVKHRHPNVCIPQYVEGVGRMRFALLEVNKWGIYQSWKMLAIKKAWYRLLEKKEQRESEEKASASTSSRTENKAPSKRTEDSEDDDDDDDNDDDDDDDDDDDDDDDDDDDDDDDDDDDDDDDDDDDSRRGGKSKKGKNNKGKKGKK